In one window of Ferriphaselus amnicola DNA:
- the efp gene encoding elongation factor P, with protein MKIAQELRAGNVVMVNNQPLVVQKAEYSRSGRNGSVVKMKFKNLLTDAPSEAVYKADDKFDQVILDKKECTYSYFADPMYVFMDEEYNQYEVEKDNVGDALNFLVDGMEDKCEVTFYDGKAISVELPTTIVREIEYTEPAVRGDTSGKVMKPAKLKGSGFELPVAAFIDIGDKIEIDTRTGEFKKRA; from the coding sequence ATGAAGATCGCACAGGAATTGCGCGCGGGTAACGTGGTGATGGTCAACAACCAGCCGCTGGTGGTGCAGAAGGCTGAATACAGCCGTTCTGGCCGTAATGGCTCGGTAGTGAAGATGAAGTTCAAGAACCTGTTGACTGATGCGCCTAGCGAAGCGGTTTACAAGGCCGACGATAAGTTCGATCAAGTCATCCTTGATAAGAAGGAATGTACCTACTCCTACTTCGCCGATCCGATGTATGTGTTCATGGACGAAGAATACAACCAGTACGAAGTCGAAAAGGACAACGTCGGTGATGCGCTGAACTTCCTGGTGGACGGCATGGAAGACAAGTGCGAAGTGACTTTCTACGATGGCAAGGCCATCTCTGTGGAATTGCCCACCACCATCGTGCGTGAGATCGAGTACACCGAGCCAGCCGTACGTGGCGATACCTCTGGCAAGGTGATGAAGCCTGCCAAGTTGAAGGGCTCTGGCTTTGAGTTGCCCGTGGCTGCTTTCATCGACATTGGCGACAAGATCGAGATCGATACCCGCACTGGTGAGTTCAAGAAACGCGCGTAA
- the phoU gene encoding phosphate signaling complex protein PhoU → MVGEHTSKQFDAELEAVRARVLQMGGLVESQVRLAMAALIAGDLNQMNVIVDNDFQVNTLEMEIDEACSRIIARRQPAASDLRVLLTIVKTITDLERIGDSAKKIARMGILLSERNSLYLPRYSQLEYATSLALEMLRKSLDAFARLDLNVAAQVVRQDEKVDDEFQSIMRYLITFMMEDPRTISTSLELLFVAKAIERIGDHAKNIAEYLIYLVKGRDMRHASVEEIEREVLDSPSPRSN, encoded by the coding sequence ATGGTAGGTGAGCATACATCCAAGCAGTTCGACGCAGAGCTTGAAGCGGTGCGCGCTCGCGTGCTGCAAATGGGCGGTCTGGTGGAGAGTCAGGTCAGACTGGCGATGGCAGCCTTGATCGCGGGCGACCTTAACCAGATGAACGTGATCGTGGACAACGATTTTCAGGTCAATACCCTAGAAATGGAGATCGACGAGGCGTGCAGTCGCATCATCGCTCGTCGCCAACCCGCCGCCTCCGATCTACGCGTGTTGCTGACCATCGTCAAAACCATCACCGATTTGGAGCGTATCGGCGATAGCGCCAAGAAGATTGCGCGCATGGGCATTTTATTGTCTGAACGCAATTCGCTTTACTTGCCGCGCTATAGTCAGCTTGAATACGCCACCTCGTTGGCGCTGGAAATGCTGCGAAAATCCCTCGATGCCTTTGCTCGCCTTGATCTTAATGTGGCGGCCCAAGTGGTGCGTCAAGACGAGAAAGTGGATGACGAGTTCCAATCCATCATGCGTTACCTCATCACGTTTATGATGGAAGATCCGCGCACTATTTCGACTTCGTTGGAGCTGTTGTTCGTGGCCAAGGCGATCGAGCGCATCGGCGATCACGCCAAGAATATCGCAGAGTATTTGATCTATCTAGTCAAGGGGCGCGATATGCGTCATGCTTCGGTCGAAGAGATCGAGCGGGAGGTTCTTGATTCCCCTTCGCCTCGCTCCAACTGA
- a CDS encoding ParA family protein: MQAVLIANPKGGSGKTTLAVNVAAYLASTGHHVALLDMDRQQSARLWLEQRPAELPMIWPLETKREERPDSDWLVIDSAAGLHGKNLERAIKLASKIIIPIGTSIFDMRASQNFLHVLSEEKAIRKGKLHVGVVGMRMSARTRAAATLEEFLTGLELPVLACLREAQVYVNTVMEGKSIFDLPLHQTVREREQWAGLQRWLEKP, from the coding sequence ATGCAAGCGGTTCTGATCGCCAATCCCAAAGGCGGCAGTGGCAAGACTACTCTTGCAGTCAATGTGGCAGCCTATCTGGCTAGCACGGGGCATCACGTTGCTTTGCTAGATATGGATAGGCAGCAGTCAGCTCGGTTATGGCTGGAGCAACGCCCAGCTGAGTTGCCGATGATCTGGCCGCTCGAAACTAAGCGCGAAGAGCGCCCAGATTCGGACTGGCTGGTGATCGACTCCGCAGCCGGCTTGCATGGTAAGAATCTGGAGCGGGCGATCAAGCTGGCTTCCAAGATCATCATTCCCATCGGGACATCCATCTTCGATATGCGTGCGAGCCAGAATTTCCTGCATGTGCTGAGTGAAGAAAAAGCCATACGAAAAGGCAAGTTACACGTCGGTGTGGTCGGGATGCGTATGTCCGCGCGTACCCGCGCGGCGGCCACGCTGGAAGAGTTTTTGACGGGCTTGGAGTTGCCCGTGCTGGCCTGTTTGCGCGAGGCGCAGGTCTATGTGAATACGGTCATGGAAGGCAAGAGCATCTTCGATCTGCCGCTGCATCAAACGGTGCGCGAGCGCGAGCAGTGGGCTGGGTTACAACGCTGGTTGGAGAAGCCATAA
- the earP gene encoding elongation factor P maturation arginine rhamnosyltransferase EarP, translating to MSFNCDIFCAVVDNYGDIGVCWRLAKNLSAEGLTVRLWVDDLASFGKLCPELDVACEQQHCREIEVRRWSSHFHDALPAQLVIEAFACELPPSYVVAMAAQSEPPLWVNLEYLSAEDWVEGCHGLPSPHPTLPLTKHFFFPGFTPKTGGLLLERDLLARRDVFQCDPQTLADYWQSLGLTAPQPDELRISLFGYENAAVGELLQVWSASATPITCLVPAGRILPHVAQFFGSDEGAAGQGWQRGNLCVAVLPFVEQERYDYLLWACDVNFVRGEDSCVRAQWAAKPFIWQIYPQHDGVHLDKLQALAARYSAGLSPEAAGVLMQLWQSWNDEHGVALAWGRFAAQREELARHAACWSKQLAGNNLALNLLDFCRNKGRMRAFEFSPLKPFQGQTK from the coding sequence ATGAGTTTCAACTGCGATATTTTTTGTGCTGTGGTGGATAACTACGGCGACATCGGCGTGTGTTGGCGACTAGCGAAGAATCTCAGCGCCGAGGGGTTGACGGTGCGGTTGTGGGTGGATGATCTGGCGAGTTTCGGCAAGCTTTGCCCCGAGCTGGATGTCGCTTGTGAGCAGCAGCATTGTCGGGAGATCGAAGTGCGGCGCTGGTCGTCCCACTTCCACGATGCCTTACCTGCCCAGCTGGTCATTGAAGCTTTTGCCTGTGAGCTGCCGCCGAGCTATGTTGTTGCAATGGCGGCGCAATCGGAGCCACCGCTGTGGGTCAACCTGGAATATCTCTCGGCTGAAGATTGGGTCGAAGGCTGTCACGGATTGCCCTCGCCGCATCCGACCTTGCCGCTCACCAAACATTTCTTCTTTCCCGGCTTCACGCCGAAGACCGGTGGGCTGTTGCTGGAGCGCGACCTGCTGGCGCGGCGCGATGTCTTTCAGTGCGACCCGCAGACCCTCGCCGACTACTGGCAGTCGCTTGGTCTGACTGCGCCGCAGCCGGATGAATTGCGTATCTCACTGTTCGGTTACGAGAACGCCGCCGTGGGCGAACTGTTGCAAGTTTGGAGCGCAAGCGCCACACCCATCACTTGCCTCGTGCCGGCGGGGCGCATCCTGCCGCACGTGGCGCAGTTCTTCGGTTCAGACGAAGGTGCGGCGGGGCAAGGCTGGCAGCGCGGCAATCTGTGCGTGGCGGTACTACCCTTCGTCGAGCAGGAGCGCTACGACTACTTGTTGTGGGCGTGTGACGTGAATTTCGTGCGCGGAGAGGATTCCTGCGTGCGAGCGCAGTGGGCGGCGAAGCCTTTCATCTGGCAAATCTATCCGCAGCACGATGGTGTGCATCTGGATAAGTTGCAGGCGCTGGCGGCGCGTTACAGTGCGGGCTTGTCGCCAGAAGCGGCAGGGGTGCTGATGCAGTTGTGGCAATCATGGAATGATGAGCATGGCGTGGCGCTGGCTTGGGGGCGATTCGCTGCGCAGCGCGAGGAGCTGGCGCGGCATGCTGCGTGCTGGTCCAAGCAGTTGGCGGGCAACAATCTGGCTTTGAATTTGCTGGATTTTTGCCGTAATAAGGGTAGAATGCGCGCCTTCGAATTTAGCCCCTTAAAACCTTTTCAAGGACAGACGAAATGA
- the pstC gene encoding phosphate ABC transporter permease subunit PstC, with amino-acid sequence MQTFLREARLKRQNILDIVFRSLTRVSAFAVLALLTAIIGSLVVGSMPAIKAFGFGFLTSAEWDPVNDHFGALVPIIGTLATATIALVIAIPVSFGIALFLTELSPRWMRRPLGIAIELLAGIPSIIYGMWGLFVFAPLFADHVEPWINDHIGTMPWIGPLFSGPPMGIGMLTAGLILSIMVIPFITSVMRDVFDVVPTLLKESAYGLGATTWEVMWNVVLPYTKIGVVGGVMLGLGRALGETMAVTFVIGNANELSGSLLMPGNSISSALANEFTEAVGDLYTASLVELGLILFFITFVVLSIARFMLYKLGQREGS; translated from the coding sequence ATGCAGACGTTTTTACGCGAAGCGCGCTTGAAGCGCCAGAACATTCTGGACATCGTGTTCCGCAGCTTGACACGAGTCTCCGCATTCGCCGTTTTGGCGTTGCTGACTGCCATCATCGGCTCACTGGTCGTTGGCAGTATGCCGGCCATCAAAGCCTTCGGCTTCGGCTTCCTGACTAGCGCCGAGTGGGATCCGGTCAACGATCATTTCGGTGCATTAGTGCCTATCATCGGCACATTGGCCACGGCGACTATCGCCCTAGTCATTGCCATCCCAGTCAGCTTTGGCATCGCATTATTCCTTACCGAACTTTCGCCGCGTTGGATGCGTCGGCCGCTGGGCATCGCCATCGAACTATTGGCAGGCATCCCCAGCATCATTTACGGCATGTGGGGATTATTCGTGTTCGCGCCGCTGTTTGCCGACCACGTCGAGCCTTGGATTAACGACCACATAGGTACTATGCCGTGGATCGGGCCACTGTTCTCCGGCCCACCCATGGGCATCGGCATGCTCACCGCCGGCTTGATTCTGTCCATCATGGTCATTCCTTTCATCACCTCCGTGATGCGCGACGTATTTGATGTCGTCCCTACCCTACTCAAGGAGTCAGCCTACGGCTTAGGCGCCACCACCTGGGAAGTGATGTGGAATGTGGTGCTGCCCTATACCAAGATCGGCGTAGTCGGCGGTGTCATGCTGGGCTTGGGACGTGCGTTAGGCGAAACGATGGCAGTCACGTTCGTCATCGGTAATGCGAACGAGCTTTCCGGCTCCTTGCTGATGCCAGGCAACAGTATCTCTTCGGCGCTGGCTAACGAATTCACCGAAGCTGTCGGCGATCTCTACACCGCCTCACTGGTAGAGCTCGGCTTGATCCTATTCTTCATCACCTTCGTCGTGCTTTCCATCGCACGCTTCATGCTCTATAAACTCGGCCAGAGAGAAGGAAGCTGA
- a CDS encoding ammonium transporter produces the protein MENLKVSNDALFILLGAIMVLAMHAGFAFLELGTVRKKNQVNALVKILTDFAISTLAYFFIGYSLAYGVNFFTGAEELAQRNGYELVKFFFLLTFAAAIPAIISGGVAERAKFNPQLAATFMLVGFVYPLFEGIAWNHRFGIQDWLNASFGAEFHDFAGSVVVHAVGGWIALAAVLLLGARRGRYNKEGRISAHPPSSIPFLALGAWILTVGWFGFNVMSAQTIDKISGLVAVNSLMAMVGGTLVALWVGKNDPGFVHNGPLAGLVAVCAGSDLMHPAGALVTGGVAGGLFVWMFTLTQNRWKIDDVLGVWPLHGLCGAWGGIAAGIFGAKALGGLGGVSFAAQLIGTLMGIAIALAGGFFVYGILKRTVGIRLDAEEEFNGADLSIHKISATPERESGW, from the coding sequence ATGGAAAATCTAAAGGTCAGTAACGATGCGTTATTCATATTGCTTGGTGCCATCATGGTGCTGGCGATGCACGCTGGATTCGCCTTTCTTGAATTGGGTACAGTACGCAAAAAAAATCAGGTCAATGCGCTGGTCAAGATACTGACGGACTTTGCCATCTCGACGCTGGCGTATTTCTTTATCGGTTACAGCCTCGCTTATGGTGTGAACTTTTTCACCGGTGCAGAGGAGTTGGCGCAAAGGAATGGCTATGAGTTGGTTAAGTTCTTCTTCCTGCTGACATTCGCAGCGGCGATTCCTGCCATCATCTCCGGTGGTGTGGCCGAGCGCGCCAAGTTCAATCCGCAACTGGCAGCCACCTTTATGCTGGTCGGCTTCGTCTATCCCCTCTTCGAGGGCATTGCGTGGAACCATCGCTTCGGCATTCAGGACTGGCTGAATGCCAGTTTCGGTGCGGAGTTCCATGACTTTGCGGGTTCGGTGGTGGTCCATGCTGTGGGCGGCTGGATCGCGCTGGCAGCGGTCTTGCTGCTGGGCGCGCGCCGTGGGCGCTACAACAAGGAAGGTCGCATCTCCGCGCACCCGCCGTCGAGTATCCCGTTCCTAGCGCTTGGAGCATGGATTCTGACTGTGGGCTGGTTCGGTTTCAATGTGATGTCCGCGCAGACCATCGACAAGATCAGCGGCCTCGTTGCGGTCAATTCTCTGATGGCGATGGTGGGTGGCACGCTGGTTGCATTGTGGGTGGGTAAGAACGACCCCGGTTTCGTCCATAACGGCCCGTTGGCTGGGCTGGTGGCTGTGTGTGCCGGTTCTGATCTGATGCACCCAGCAGGTGCATTAGTCACGGGTGGCGTGGCGGGAGGCCTGTTCGTCTGGATGTTCACTCTGACCCAGAATCGCTGGAAGATCGATGATGTGCTTGGTGTTTGGCCGCTGCACGGCCTGTGCGGCGCGTGGGGTGGTATTGCAGCGGGAATCTTTGGTGCAAAGGCGCTGGGCGGACTTGGCGGTGTGAGCTTCGCTGCGCAACTCATCGGCACGCTGATGGGTATCGCTATCGCACTGGCCGGCGGATTCTTCGTCTATGGCATATTAAAGAGGACGGTTGGTATTCGCCTTGATGCTGAGGAGGAATTCAATGGTGCTGACTTGAGCATCCATAAAATTTCTGCCACTCCGGAAAGAGAGTCGGGCTGGTAG
- the ppx gene encoding exopolyphosphatase: MLKYATLAAIDLGSNSFHLEIARVINDQIFPLDTLREPIRLASGLTPDKQLTEETQQRALECLTRFGERLRQLPQSAVRAVGTNSLRVAKNSQEFLQRAEAALGFPIEVIAGREEARLIYLGVANNLPPSPERRLVVDIGGGSTELIIGSGTQPEKLESLYMGCVSYTLRFFPDGAITKKSLAAAELAARNELQSIVSEYSNEFWSEAIGSSGTARTLAGILQRNGWSDGSITQEGLISLRNHLLKIGDTSQLDKLGFRADRMQVLPGGFAIMHAIMTELDIPRLTTSRFALRDGILHDLLGRFHDHDVRDVTVNNFMQRYQVDLAQSQRVESLAQSLLNELTANLTGKRDAHHKMLGWAARLHEIGLSIAHSGHHKHAAYILSNADMPGFSNDEQGALSRLVLAHRGSLKKMNGSLQGHELWMPALALRLAALFYRSRNDLALTAISFQVNEQHVELALNKSWLKRHPLTLAALEAEVAEWKQIGIQLKLRPLEVD; encoded by the coding sequence ATGCTCAAATACGCCACCCTTGCAGCGATCGACCTGGGCTCAAACAGCTTCCACCTAGAGATCGCCCGCGTCATCAACGACCAGATATTTCCGCTCGACACACTGCGTGAGCCGATACGACTGGCTTCAGGGCTGACACCGGACAAGCAGCTGACCGAAGAAACGCAACAACGCGCTCTGGAGTGTCTAACTCGTTTTGGAGAGCGTCTGCGCCAGTTGCCACAAAGTGCGGTGCGCGCGGTGGGCACCAATTCCTTGCGCGTAGCCAAGAATTCACAGGAGTTCTTGCAGCGCGCCGAAGCGGCTTTGGGCTTTCCCATTGAGGTCATTGCTGGGCGCGAAGAAGCGCGTTTGATCTATTTGGGCGTAGCCAACAATCTGCCGCCCTCGCCGGAGCGCCGCTTGGTGGTGGACATCGGCGGTGGTTCGACCGAGCTCATCATCGGCAGCGGTACACAACCGGAAAAGCTGGAAAGTCTATACATGGGCTGTGTCAGCTATACCTTGCGCTTCTTCCCTGATGGAGCCATCACCAAGAAATCACTAGCAGCGGCAGAGCTAGCGGCACGCAATGAGCTGCAAAGCATCGTCTCCGAGTACTCCAATGAGTTTTGGAGCGAAGCCATCGGCTCGTCCGGCACGGCACGTACCCTCGCAGGCATCTTGCAGCGCAACGGGTGGTCGGACGGTAGCATCACGCAAGAAGGCTTGATCTCGTTGCGTAATCACCTGCTGAAGATCGGTGACACGTCCCAGCTGGACAAACTCGGCTTCCGCGCCGACCGCATGCAGGTGCTTCCCGGCGGCTTCGCCATCATGCACGCGATCATGACCGAGCTCGACATCCCGCGCCTGACCACCAGCCGCTTCGCCCTGCGCGACGGCATCCTGCACGATCTGCTCGGACGCTTCCACGACCACGACGTACGCGATGTCACCGTCAACAACTTCATGCAGCGCTATCAGGTCGATCTCGCACAGTCGCAGCGCGTGGAATCACTGGCGCAATCGCTGCTGAATGAGCTGACCGCCAACTTGACAGGCAAGCGCGACGCGCACCACAAGATGCTAGGCTGGGCCGCACGCCTGCATGAGATCGGCTTGTCCATCGCCCACAGTGGCCACCACAAACACGCCGCCTACATCCTGAGCAACGCCGATATGCCTGGTTTCTCCAACGACGAACAAGGCGCGTTGAGCCGCTTGGTACTAGCGCATCGTGGCTCGCTCAAGAAGATGAATGGCTCGCTGCAAGGGCATGAGCTCTGGATGCCCGCCTTAGCACTCCGCTTGGCTGCCTTGTTCTATCGCAGTCGTAACGACTTGGCTCTGACAGCTATATCGTTTCAGGTGAATGAGCAGCATGTGGAACTCGCGCTGAACAAGTCCTGGCTGAAGCGTCATCCGCTCACGTTAGCCGCACTCGAAGCTGAAGTCGCCGAATGGAAACAGATCGGCATCCAGTTGAAGTTACGACCTTTGGAAGTCGATTAA
- the pstA gene encoding phosphate ABC transporter permease PstA translates to MFSLYNRRRFINYLSLGVSFLAMAFGLFWLGWILLTLLEHGLPGLTPAVFAKMTPPPGSDGGLLNAIAGSLMMTALGTLIGTPIGILAGTYLAEFGQRGWLAPITRFINDVLLSAPSIVIGLFVYEVYVVHVRHFSGWAGALALSIIVIPVVIRTTENMLRLVPNTLREAAAALGAPQWKVINFVTLRAARAGIITGILLAVARISGETAPLLFTSLNNQFWNGNMDKPMANLPVVIFQFAMSPYEDWQRLAWAGALLITFSVLTLNIVARVMFRQSSSHH, encoded by the coding sequence ATGTTCTCGCTCTACAACCGCCGCCGCTTCATCAACTACCTCAGTCTAGGCGTTTCCTTCCTAGCCATGGCATTTGGCCTATTCTGGTTAGGCTGGATTCTACTAACCTTGCTCGAACACGGACTGCCCGGCTTGACTCCTGCGGTGTTCGCCAAGATGACTCCGCCCCCCGGCAGCGATGGTGGCTTGCTCAATGCCATCGCTGGCAGCTTGATGATGACTGCACTCGGCACCCTGATCGGTACGCCTATCGGCATTCTGGCGGGAACGTATCTAGCTGAATTCGGGCAACGCGGCTGGCTAGCACCGATCACGCGCTTCATCAATGACGTATTGCTATCTGCCCCATCTATCGTGATCGGCTTATTCGTGTACGAAGTCTATGTCGTCCATGTCCGCCACTTCTCCGGCTGGGCAGGCGCATTAGCCTTATCGATCATTGTAATCCCCGTGGTGATCCGCACGACTGAGAACATGCTGCGCCTGGTACCCAATACTCTGCGCGAAGCCGCTGCTGCACTGGGCGCTCCCCAATGGAAGGTCATCAACTTCGTGACCTTGCGAGCCGCTCGTGCCGGCATCATCACTGGCATCTTGCTGGCCGTGGCACGCATTTCTGGCGAAACGGCACCGCTACTCTTTACCTCGCTCAACAACCAGTTCTGGAACGGCAACATGGACAAACCGATGGCCAATCTGCCAGTGGTCATCTTCCAGTTCGCCATGAGCCCTTACGAAGACTGGCAACGCCTCGCTTGGGCGGGTGCCTTGCTGATTACCTTCAGCGTTTTGACCTTGAACATCGTGGCGCGCGTCATGTTCCGCCAGAGTTCGTCCCATCACTAA
- the pstS gene encoding phosphate ABC transporter substrate-binding protein PstS, giving the protein MTLKLNRTLVALGIAASFAFTTQAHAVDLTGAGATFPYPIYAKWAEAYKAQTGVGMNYQSIGSGGGIKQILAKTVDFGATDAPMTPEEQAKNGLTQFPTVIGGVVPVINLEGVAAGQLKLTGAVLADIYLGKITKWNDKRIAALNSGIALPDQAITVVHRADGSGTTFIFTTYLAQVSQEWKTTVGADKAVQWKTGTGGKGNEGVASYVQRIKGAIGYVEYAYALQSKMNFTQLENHNGFFVKPDDTTFKAAAANAKWDKANGFYEILTDEPGKESWPITGATFILVYKTQENAANGKEVLKFFDWAYASGAKMASDLDFVPLPDSVVKQIRESWKANIKDAAGKPVWK; this is encoded by the coding sequence ATGACCCTGAAACTGAATCGCACTCTTGTTGCACTGGGAATTGCCGCCTCGTTCGCATTCACAACGCAAGCCCATGCTGTCGATCTGACCGGCGCAGGCGCGACTTTCCCCTACCCGATCTATGCCAAATGGGCTGAAGCTTACAAAGCACAGACTGGCGTGGGCATGAATTATCAATCCATCGGCTCGGGCGGCGGCATCAAGCAGATTTTGGCCAAGACGGTTGATTTCGGCGCAACTGATGCACCGATGACTCCTGAAGAACAAGCTAAGAATGGCCTGACCCAGTTTCCGACCGTGATCGGCGGTGTGGTTCCGGTCATCAATTTGGAAGGTGTTGCTGCAGGCCAGCTCAAGCTGACAGGCGCAGTGTTGGCTGACATTTATCTGGGCAAGATCACTAAGTGGAACGACAAGCGCATCGCCGCGCTGAACTCTGGCATAGCGTTGCCTGACCAAGCCATCACCGTGGTTCACCGCGCAGATGGTTCCGGCACCACTTTCATTTTCACCACCTATCTGGCACAAGTCAGCCAAGAGTGGAAGACCACGGTGGGTGCTGACAAAGCAGTGCAATGGAAGACTGGCACCGGCGGCAAGGGTAACGAAGGCGTAGCATCTTACGTGCAACGTATCAAGGGCGCGATCGGCTATGTCGAATATGCCTATGCGCTGCAAAGCAAGATGAATTTCACCCAACTGGAAAACCACAACGGTTTCTTCGTCAAACCGGATGACACCACATTCAAGGCTGCCGCAGCGAATGCCAAGTGGGACAAGGCCAACGGCTTCTATGAGATCCTGACTGACGAGCCAGGTAAGGAAAGCTGGCCGATCACGGGCGCTACATTCATCTTGGTCTATAAGACACAGGAGAATGCAGCGAACGGCAAGGAAGTCCTGAAGTTCTTCGACTGGGCCTATGCTAGCGGCGCAAAGATGGCCTCTGATCTGGACTTCGTTCCTTTGCCAGATAGCGTAGTAAAGCAGATCCGCGAATCTTGGAAAGCTAACATCAAGGACGCTGCTGGCAAGCCTGTATGGAAGTAA
- the pstB gene encoding phosphate ABC transporter ATP-binding protein PstB: MIAEKNITPKLVVRDLNFFYGEYRALKDINLTIPEKMVTAFIGPSGCGKSTLLRTFNRMYQLYPKQKATGEILLDGSNLLDKRQDLNMLRAKIGMVFQKPTPFPMSIYDNIAFGVKLYENLSRHDMDERVEWALKKAALWNEVKDKLKQSGTGLSGGQQQRLCIARAIAVKPQVLLLDEPTSALDPISTAHIEKLIDELKEEFTIVIVTHNMQQAARVSDFTAYMYLGDLIEFGDTSSVFTNPKRKETEDYITGRFG; this comes from the coding sequence ATGATTGCTGAAAAGAACATCACTCCGAAACTGGTCGTACGCGATCTCAACTTTTTCTATGGCGAATACCGTGCGCTGAAGGACATCAACCTGACTATCCCAGAAAAGATGGTCACCGCCTTCATCGGTCCGTCCGGCTGTGGCAAGTCCACCCTGCTGCGCACGTTCAATCGAATGTACCAGCTTTACCCCAAACAGAAGGCCACTGGCGAGATCCTGCTCGACGGCAGCAACCTGCTCGACAAGCGCCAGGATTTGAACATGCTGCGTGCCAAGATCGGCATGGTGTTCCAAAAGCCCACGCCCTTCCCGATGTCGATCTACGACAACATCGCTTTTGGCGTAAAGCTATACGAGAATCTGAGTCGTCACGACATGGACGAGCGCGTGGAATGGGCGCTGAAAAAAGCGGCACTGTGGAACGAAGTGAAAGACAAGCTGAAGCAGAGCGGCACCGGACTATCCGGCGGCCAGCAACAGCGTTTGTGCATCGCCCGCGCCATCGCCGTCAAACCGCAAGTACTGTTGTTGGACGAGCCCACCTCCGCGCTCGATCCGATCTCTACAGCGCACATCGAGAAACTGATCGACGAACTGAAGGAAGAGTTCACCATCGTCATCGTGACCCACAACATGCAGCAGGCAGCACGCGTCTCAGACTTCACCGCCTATATGTATCTGGGCGACCTGATCGAATTTGGCGACACCAGCAGCGTATTCACAAATCCGAAGCGTAAAGAGACTGAAGATTACATCACGGGTAGATTTGGATAA